One segment of Vulpes lagopus strain Blue_001 chromosome 8, ASM1834538v1, whole genome shotgun sequence DNA contains the following:
- the MAP3K1 gene encoding mitogen-activated protein kinase kinase kinase 1 isoform X2, whose translation MENKETLKGLHKMDDRPEERMIREKLKATCMPAWKHEWLERRNRRGPVVVKPIPTKGDGSEIHNLATESQGEGQASTASPTAKGRRSPSPGSSPSGRTVKSESPGVRRKRVSPVPFQSGRITPPRRAPSPDGFSPYSPEETNRRVNKVMRARLYLLQQIGPNSFLIGGDSPDNKYRVFIGPQNCSCGRGTFCIHLLFVMLRVFQLEPSDPMLWRKTLKNFEVESLFQKYHSRRSSRIKAPSRNTIQKFVSRMSNSHTLSSSSTSTSSSENSIKDEEEQMCPICLLGMLDEESLTVCEDGCRNKLHHHCMSIWAEECRRNREPLICPLCRSKWRSHDFYSHELSSPVDSPSSLRAAQQQTIQQQPLAGSQRRSQESNFNLTHYGTQQIPPAYKDLAEPWIQVFGMELVGCLFSKNWNVREMALRRLSHDVSGALLLANGESTGNSGSNGRSSPSAGASSGSSQTSISGDVVEACCNVLSMVCADPVYKVYVAALKTLRAMLVYTPCHSLAERIKLQRLLRPVVDTILVKCADANSRTSQLSISTLLELCKGQAGELAVGREILKAGSIGIGGVDYVLSCILGNQTESNNWQELLGRLCLVDRLLLEFPAEFYPHIVSTDVSQAEPVEVRYKKLLSLLTFALQSIDNSHSMVGKLSRRIYLSSARMVTAVPHVFSKLLEMLNVSSSTHFTRMRRRLMAIADEVEIAEAIHLGIGDTLDDRHDSFLQASVPTSYPEATENSPLERTDHLEKTGKGLCATKLSANSEDITDRLGSISVGLPSSTMEQPKPMVQTKGRPHSQCLNSSPLSHHSPLMFPPLSTPPSSAPSAPPGTGTEVSKHRPQGFTPCKIPSASPQTQRKFSLQFQRNCSENRDSDKLSPIFTQSRPLPSSNIHRPKPSRPTPGNTSKQGDASKNNMTLDLNSTSKCDDSFGSSSNSSNALIPSDETVFTPVEEKCRLDVNTELNSSIEDLLEASMPSSDTTVTFKSEVAVLSPEKDENDDTYKDDVNHNQKCKEKMEAEEEEALAIAMAMSASQDALPIVPQLQVENGEDIIIIQQDTPETLPGHTKAKQPYREDTEWLKGQQIGLGAFSSCYQAQDVGTGTLMAVKQVTYVRNTSSEQEEVVEALREEIRMMSHLNHPNIIRMLGATCEKSNYNLFIEWMAGGSVAHLLSKYGAFKESVVINYTEQLLRGLSYLHENQIIHRDVKGANLLIDSTGQRLRIADFGAAARLASKGTGAGEFQGQLLGTIAFMAPEVLRGQQYGRSCDVWSVGCAIIEMACAKPPWNAEKHSNHLALIFKIASATTAPSIPSHLSPGLRDVALRCLELQPQDRPPSRELLKHPVFRTTW comes from the exons atggagaataaagaaactcTCAAGGGGTTGCACAAGATGGACGATCGCCCAGAAGAACGAATGATTAGGGAGAAACTGAAGGCAACCTGTATGCCAGCCTGGAAGCACGAGTGGCtggaaagaagaaacaggagaGGCCCCGTG GTGGTAAAACCAATCCCTACTAAAGGAGATGGTTCTGAAATTCACAACCTGGCTACTGAGTCTCAAGGAGAAGGCCAGGCAAGCACTGCATCACCCACTGCTAAAGGCCGACGCAGTCCTTCTCCTGGCAGCTCCCCATCTGGTCGCACAGTGAAGTCAGAATCTCCGGGAGTTCGGAGAAAAAGAGTTTCCCCGGTGCCT TTTCAGAGTGGGAGAATCACACCACCTCGAAGAGCCCCTTCACCAGATGGCTTCTCACCATATAGCCCAGAGGAGACAAACCGCCGTGTAAACAAAGTTATGAGAGCCAGGCTGTACTTACTGCAACAAATAGGACCCAACTCTTTCCTGATTGGAGGAGACAGCCCAGACAATAAATACCGGGTGTTTATTGGGCCTCAG AACTGCAGCTGTGGGCGTGGAACATTTTGTATTCATCTGTTGTTTGTTATGCTCCGGGTATTTCAACTGGAACCTTCAGATCCAATGTTATGgagaaaaactttaaagaattttGAG GTTGAAAGTTTGTTCCAGAAATATCACAGTAGGCGTAGCTCAAGGATCAAAGCTCCATCTCGTAACACCATCCAGAAGTTTGTTTCACGCATGTCAAATTCTCATACATTGTCATCATCTAGTACTTCTACATCTAGTTCAGAAAACAG TATAAAAGATGAGGAGGAGCAGATGTGTCCTATTTGCTTGTTGGGCATGCTAGATGAAGAGAGCCTCACGGTGTGTGAAGATGGCTGCAGAAACAAGCTGCATCACCACTGCATGTCAATCT gGGCAGAAGAATGTAGAAGAAATAGAGAGCCTTTAATATGTCCCCTTTGTAGGTCTAAGTGGAGATCTCACGATTTCTACAG CCATGAATTGTCAAGCCCTGTGGATTCCCCTTCTTCCCTGCGAGCTGCACAGCAGCAAACCATACAACAGCAGCCTTTGGCTGGATCACAACGAAGGAGTCAGGAGAGCAATTTTAACCTTACTCATTATGGAACTCAGCAGATTCCTCCTGCTTACAAAGATTTAGCTGAGCCATGGATTCAG GTATTTGGAATGGAACTTGTTGGCTGCTTATTTTCTAAAAACTGGAATGTAAGAGAGATGGCTCTCAGGCGTCTTTCACACGATGTTAGTGGGGCTTTGCTCTTGGCAAATGGGGAGAGCACTGGAAACTCTGGGAGCAACGGCAGAAGCAGTCCGAGTGCTGGAGCCAGCAGTGGGTCTTCCCAGACCAGTATCTCAGGAGACGTGGTAGAGGCATGCTGCAACGTTTTGTCAATGGTCTGTGCTGACCCTGTCTACAAAGTGTACGTTGCTGCTTTA AAAACATTGAGAGCCATGCTAGTATATACTCCTTGCCATAGTTTGGCAGAAAGAATCAAACTGCAGAGACTTCTCCGGCCAGTGGTAGACACCATCCTAGTCAAGTGTGCAGATGCCAATAG tcGTACAAGTCAGCTGTCTATATCAACACTGTTGGAATTATGCAAAGGCCAAGCAGGAGAGTTGGCAGTTGGCAGAGAAATACTTAAAGCTG GATCCATTGGTATTGGTGGCGTTGATTACGTCTTAAGTTGTATTCTTGGAAACCAAACTGAGTCAAACAACTGGCAAGAACTCCTGGGCCGCCTTTGTCTTGTAGACAGACTGCTGTTGGAATTTCCTGCTGAATTTTACCCTCATATTGTCAGTACTGATGTTTCACAAGCTGAGCCTGTTGAAGTCAG gtatAAAAAGCTGCTGTCCCTCTTAACCTTTGCTTTGCAGTCCATTGATAATTCCCACTCAATGGTTGGTAAACTCTCCCGAAGGATATATTTGAGTTCTGCAAGAATGGTTACTGCAGTACCCCACGTATTTTCAAAACTATTAGAAATGCTGAATGTTTCCAGTTCCACTCATTTTACCAGGATGCGTCGTCGTTTGATGGCTATTGCAGATGAGGTGGAAATCGCTGAGGCCATCCATCTGGGCATAGGAGACACTTTGGATGATCGACATGACAGCTTTTTGCAGGCATCTGTCCCCACCAGCTATCCAGAAGCCACAGAGAACAGCCCCCTTGAGCGTACAGACCATTTagagaaaactggaaaaggacTGTGTGCTACAAAACTGAGTGCCAATTCAGAGGACATTACTGACAGACTGGGCAGCATTTCTGTAGGACTTCCCAGTTCAACAATGGAGCAACCAAAGCCAATGGTTCAAACAAAAGGCAGACCGCACAGTCAGTGTTTGAACTCCTCTCCTTTATCTCATCATTCCCCGTTAATGTTTCCACCCTTGTCAACTCCTCCTTCATCTGCCCCATCTGCACCACCTGGCACTGGAACAGAGGTCTCTAAGCATAGACCTCAGGGATTCACTCCCTGCAAAATACCTTCTGCATCTCCTCAAACACAGCGCAAGTTTTCTCTACAGTTCCAGAGAAACTGTTCCGAAAACAGAGACTCAGATAAACTTTCCCCCATTTTTACTCAATCAAGACCCCTGCCCTCTAGTAATATACACAGGCCAAAGCCATCTCGACCTACCCCAGGTAATACAAGTAAACAGGGAGATGCCTCAAAGAATAACATGACACTTGATCTGAACAGTACTTCCAAATGTGATGACAGCTTTGGCAGCAGCAGCAATAGTAGTAATGCTCTTATACCCAGTGATGAGACAGTGTTCACCCCAGTAGAAGAGAAATGCAGGTTAGATGTCAACACAGAACTCAACTCTAGTATTGAGGACCTTCTTGAAGCATCCATGCCTTCAAGTGACACGACAGTAACTTTTAAGTCAGAAGTTGCTGTCCTCTCTCCTGAAAAGGATGAAAATGATGATACCTACAAAGATGATGTGAATCATaatcagaaatgcaaagaaaagatggaagctgaagaagaagaagctttAGCAATTGCCATGGCAATGTCAGCGTCTCAGGATGCCCTCCCCATAGTTCCTCAACTACAGGTTGAAAATGGAGAAGATATCATCATTATTCAACAGGAT ACACCGGAAACTCTACCAGGACATACCAAAGCAAAACAACCTTACAGAGAAGACACTGAATGGCTGAAAGGTCAGCAGATAGGCCTTGGAGCATTTTCTTCTTGTTACCAGGCTCAGGATGTGGGAACTGGAACTTTAATGGCTGTTAAACAG GTGACATATGTCAGAAATACATCTTCTGAACAAGAAGAAGTAGTGGAAGCATTAAGAGAAGAGATCAGAATGATGAGCCATTTGAATCATCCCAACATCATTAGGATGTTGGGAGCCACATGTGAGAAGAGCAATTATAATCTCTTCATTGAATGGATGGCAG GGGGATCTGTGGCTCATTTGCTCAGTAAATACGGAGCCTTCAAGGAATCAGTAGTTATTAACTATACTGAACAGTTACTTCGTGGCCTTTCCTATCTCCATGAAAACCAGATCATTCATAGAGATGTCAAAG GTGCCAATTTGCTAATTGACAGCACAGGTCAGAGACTGAGAATTGCAGATTTTGGAGCTGCAGCCAGGTTGGCATCAAAAGGAACTGGTGCAGGAGAGTTTCAGGGACAGTTATTGGGAACAATTGCATTTATGGCACCTGAG GTACTAAGAGGTCAGCAGTATGGTAGGAGCTGTGATGTATGGAGTGTTGGCTGTGCTATTATAGAAATGGCTTGTGCTAAACCACCTTGGAATGCAGAAAAACACTCCAATCATCTTGCTTTGATATTTAAG ATTGCAAGTGCGACGACTGCTCCATCAATCCCCTCACATTTGTCTCCTGGTTTACGAGATGTGGCTCTTCGGTGTTTAGAACTTCAACCTCAGGACAGACCCCCGTCAAGAGAGCTACTGAAGCATCCGGTCTTCCGTACTACATGGTAG